The following are from one region of the Coriobacteriia bacterium genome:
- a CDS encoding glycosyltransferase family 2 protein gives MSAGGETAAATPPRVEVVIVAHNAGELLGDAVRSAAEQAGAANVWVMDAESSDGSVQREASQAQGVHFVAVPNRGFSASNNRGIEATRSPFVLLLNPDARLEPGALEALLASAEAHLKAGAIGPAILNPDGSAQANSFGRFPTLATTIALRFQRLAENLSGNSTHSPRLPAATTPVDWVTGAAMLVRRSAIEDAGKMDERFFLYYEDTEWCHRMRDHAWEVLLEPAARVTHHLGGSGAPQGRAAAAYRDSFYRYCDLYGLWGLKAFASVGLSVRKVFGGAG, from the coding sequence GTGAGCGCTGGCGGCGAAACAGCGGCTGCCACGCCTCCGCGCGTCGAGGTCGTCATCGTCGCCCACAACGCGGGCGAGCTGCTCGGCGATGCGGTGAGATCGGCAGCCGAGCAGGCAGGCGCCGCCAACGTCTGGGTGATGGACGCCGAGAGCAGCGACGGCAGCGTCCAGCGCGAGGCTTCTCAGGCGCAGGGCGTGCACTTCGTCGCCGTTCCCAACCGAGGCTTCTCGGCGAGCAACAACCGCGGCATCGAGGCGACACGCTCCCCGTTCGTGCTGCTGCTCAACCCCGACGCCCGGCTCGAACCCGGCGCGCTCGAAGCGCTGCTCGCAAGCGCTGAAGCTCACCTCAAGGCCGGCGCGATCGGGCCCGCAATCTTAAACCCCGACGGCAGCGCGCAGGCCAACTCTTTCGGCCGCTTCCCGACGCTGGCCACGACAATCGCCCTGCGCTTCCAACGCCTCGCCGAGAACCTATCGGGCAACTCCACCCACTCGCCCCGACTTCCCGCAGCGACCACGCCCGTCGACTGGGTGACCGGCGCCGCCATGCTGGTGCGCCGATCGGCCATCGAGGACGCCGGGAAGATGGACGAGCGCTTCTTTCTCTACTACGAGGACACCGAGTGGTGTCACCGAATGCGAGACCACGCCTGGGAGGTTCTGCTCGAGCCCGCCGCGCGGGTGACGCACCACTTGGGCGGCTCGGGAGCGCCGCAGGGACGAGCAGCCGCAGCGTATCGTGACTCGTTCTACCGCTACTGCGACCTGTACGGCCTGTGGGGTCTGAAGGCGTTTGCGAGTGTTGGGCTGAGCGTTCGCAAGGTATTTGGAGGCGCTGGATAG